Genomic window (Mya arenaria isolate MELC-2E11 chromosome 16, ASM2691426v1):
GGACCAAAGGCTATTTTTACCTAGATTCGGAACATTTTGACATTATGTACTTAGTTGAATTCTAGGTAAACTCGAGctgatatattttgatgttGTGTTGTATAATTGGTGGTGCTGTGTGTGTGAAGTCTTAAATCATATGCGTTTAGACCAGGTTATCGTTAAACAATATCGTATGATCATGTCCAGGTTGATTGCATGttgttataaaatgaaatgtataaaattcCTATTTTATAGTGTTTGTTCAAAACGTGTTTGATTTCTTTAAGAAACATCCGTAATGCTGGCTGTTCATTTGCATTATTAACGAACAATTATATTATACTATTTTCAGAACATTATGGCTACAGGCTATCGGCGAAGATACGAGtatccaattggaaatttcGAAGAAACGGATACGGATACGGAATACTCTGATTGCGACGATTTCGTTTGTTCAGACTCTGGAAGAAGGTTGGATGCCACGATATTTAACGATTGGGAAAATTGTAAGTAACTTGTTTTCAATTACAATGacaattttgaatattgtgtGTAGGTCATGTTCTGGaaacattctaaatatttttagaaattttacaatttgttcGAAATTTATTGCCAAGATGGAAGTAAATTGGAAAAGTTTTTACACTTGAGCTATTTTGAGTGTAGGAATGTTTCAATttgctttaatatatatgcCAAATTGTAACTAAATTAAATTATGACATTATGCTACAAGGTTGTTTATTTCTTCATATTGAGTTACTTTTACCTGATCGACGACTAAAAGACGAAACGAGTTGTGGCAGTGGGAGTCTTTTCGTAGTTCATTTACTTCAATAGTTAATGTAAATCGAGAGGTTATACAGGCATTgtttttttgcagtgttcaaaTCTCAGAGATCTGAAGAAAATGATCAGGCAGGAAAACTACTCTGTGAAATACaaactgatgaaaatatagCGAAGATTTTTGGCGAAAtacgacaaaaatataaatcaacagaTGTTAAATGGAGTTCGTCAAATATTGACGAAAAGAAAGATCAAGAAGCAGCCAGCCTCTTAAATAGCGCTTTTGAATCCCTTACAATAGATGACGAAAAAAGCGAAAGTAGTGAGGGCTGTTCATCTTGTTCTGAATCAATGCCTGTGCTGGATGTTTCACAGTTTAAAAAGGGACAACACATTTCAATGCCAGGTAAATTCGGAGCAATTTATCAGCACCATGCGATTGTCTGCGACGTTAAAAGTACGTCAGGGACAGAAGCTGAATTGGAgcttatacattttatgaaaaaagaaaacagcatTAAGATTTGCAAGGAGATAAAAACATACGaccttaaaaacaaacaaattaatttaaaacactacATAAAGCAAAGGTACGATGACCATTTGATCATCAGTCGGGCAGAGACAGTTTTGCAGGATTTTAAAATGTCCAAGTTTgagaaatacaattttttattattaaactgtGAGCACTTTGCAACTTGGTGTGTAAATGGTGAAGAAGAATGTTTTCAGGTACAAGGGGCTTTGCAAATGATTGTCGACTCTCTCTCGAATGCACTTGGTGTTGGTAGTCGATTGGTAAAGGCGGTTCAACAACTGGTCATTATGAGTACAGATGAGATCGCCAAGTCAATATGGTCATCGATTGTTCCAGAAATTGTTCTCGGGGCAACTGCGGGTATTTACTTAGTGTATTGTCTTGCAAAAACAGCATACCTTATAATGACttacaagaaaaacaatctTTGCTTGACGTGTTTGAAAAGAACATTACTAGATATGTGGTTAGGGTTTTCAGTTTTTTGTTCGACATCAGTTTTACAATTTCTGATTTACACTTTTGCGGCACCTGCAATAGGAAGTGGACTTGGAATCCCGTTGATATTACTGACAGTTTTGCTTTCAGTTGTGTTAAAAGTGTCTGTACACAAAATTCTACACGACTTAAGAAATCCATTCGGAAACGAGAAAACTAAAATATCAAAGCCCTCGCAGCTATCAATTGCAGACATAGTGGCCTTCAGTTACTACAAATTAGAGCATGTCGCAATTGTCTCGGATATTTTAGATGTGAACGAAGAGGCACAAACCGCAAAAGTCATCTGCATTCATTATGGTCTTCCTAAGTTGTTAGCAAAGAGAAAAATTGTTGAGGAAGAATTTGAAATGAATCTGGCTAAATCAGCATGGTACAAATTTGACGTAGATGATACAACATCTTATTCAAGAGAAAAAAGGCTTAGTCGTGCAAAGGAAAGGGTAGGTGAGAAACGATGGAGTACAACAAACCGTTCAGACAACTTTTGTCATTGGGCAGTAGTTCCGAACGTGCGTTGGGATGACTATGCTTTGGGAGAGGTCACCGTCAAAGAAAAGAAGAACAAATCTGTTGAACCTTTTTTGAATACAAGTCCAGTGTACATAGCTGAAGAGCTGAGATTAGGCGATGTTGTAGACTATAAAGAAACAGGTATACTGGTGAGGAAACAATCAAACGTTGTTGAAGGAAAAAAGGTTGTAGAAATAGATTTGATCATTACTAATTTTTGGCAAGGAAAACGAAAGACATATACATTAGACTTGAAACGGAATGATATTAATGTTATGTATTACAAACCAGCTCTGTGCATTTCTATGCAAGACCGAGTTGAACGAGCATTAAATTTTGAAAGACAAGGTTATGGATCATGGTGGACCAAGAATGGATTCATACAATCTTGCATcctaaaaaaagaatttttagACAACTAACATTGCGCGAATGAAAGCTTCGCTCCGACTGCTCCCTAGTCGAAAGGTGTGTTTGGAGAGTGGTCAAAGTTATTCATCGAACTCAAAACCGATGCGtgattattaattttaatgatgataGTGTACCAATGTAATTATGTACAGGTTTATTTTGGAACAGGATTCACAAACGAGTATTCCTTTACACCAATTTTAAATTTGGTATATTCGTTGCTTAAGTGCGGAAAGCAGTGCCAGGATAACTGATTGATTTAATCTAGAAACACCTTAACTATTACTGCGTTAAGAACTGTATTATGCACATTATCATTATAATCGTCGTTATGAGTGTACCttatttttagtaaatttaCATGGTACTGTGAAGACATATGTCCATGTTGATGATTTGTGGATTTTCAAAAAGCGTTCGACTTTGTTAATAGTGGACCTTTTTCATATATTGTTTATCGAAATGGCATTGCCGAACGATTATATTCTGCACACTCatccctgtacaaatgtgtGAAAACCCGAGATCTTTCCCCAATAGGAGATGTCTTAGACAACTTTTTTCCCCTTACTGTTTAAGACATGGCTACATGACCACTcctatatactttttattttaataaatgacttTATAACCCTAAAGAATCCTTCTGCAACCTAAACAATACAAGGGAATACATTTGTTCCGGACACAACACTTATACATTTGAATTTTTAGCTGGCGACATTGATATGCTGACGGATACTCCGTGTGGTTTTTAACGTTTACTTACTGCTCTCGCGGCATTTGTAAgcattaaaaaagaaacaaacattttctaatGCACATTATCATGAACGATATGAGTGGaggatataaatatgttttcatgtgTCGGCGTTACCTCTACGAGACAATAATCACTATCAAAATGGCAGGCGAGCAAGCAAACAAATTGAAAGGATGCTAGATatcctttttattgttttgttcaatcAATCACTTCACGACCAGTCCTCTATTGGAGACTTTAAACAAACTACAATATACGCTTGTTTAAAATCAAGTTATGTGATGAATTTTACAAAGCCTCGTCAATATTCGAAAATAGAACTGATCTTGCGCGTTTTcgatgtttatttcataagctTTAGATTGCATATTGTCGATACTCTAAAGCTTGTGTAAGTAATGTAAAGATGTTGTTGAAACAGGATATTATTTATTGCTTAGCTTTATTTTTAATCTTGATATTACAAATATTACTTaagaaattttatgaaaatgctaCTTCTTACAAGTGTTATCTGTTAAGGGATAattctatgtatatatatatataatttgctATGCAACATAGAAAAAGAGTTCtacaagtttcataaaaatgttataactaGTGTTTGATAatcatgttttgtatatttgtgaTGTTATGATTGCTTGGTATCTGGTGATGTTGGAATGTGTGCCCGACCTAGGTTTTGCTTGACCACCGGTGGGTACCACTAGATCAACTGCGCCTGTATGGGTGGCTCTTTCTATGACTTACTAATGCAAGTAATTACAGGGGGTTCTAAGTTTATCATTGCTATCTGATCGTGTATTGTATTTGATTACAATGTGTACCTAATTTTTCGTTTTGGTTAGGTATTTAATGCATGCGACACATTTAAACGTGTTTCTTATTGTTGTATGTGTGCTTGTAGGTGAtcaaaattagtaaaaaatgCACTTGTTAgattaataatataacaaacaaatgaatcatATCAGaattgaacatttgaaaatctttttttgttgtCTCTATAATTGAATTTGATACCCTTCTAACAAACCTATTATTATCGATGTTTTATTCCTTCgcattttaagttttataagaTATTTACGCATTATAATTCAATTCATGTATAAATACTCCTTTCAGAAATGTAACCTTAATTTTGAAGAAGAAactaatatataatgtgttttgatcAGGGCTACCAgcaacttgttttttttttaaataaggaatattaaaaagacatattGTTAAGtatattatagtattatatatatatcaactgtttgttatgtttaaatgaattttcatgTACGCTTATACTGTATTTACATTTGGTAGTGAGAATGATAAATGTATTAGTGGCTGCCCTGTGTCTTACAATAAATTTCGTATCTCCTTGTTATAGATTTGTTATGAAATTCAAGTTGAACCTGAAAGCCTGCCTTAAACCTTTACTCGCCTATAAAAAATACgccaatatttgaaacatttaaacatattaacatgttGACTTTATGACCTATACCGAAACATGTTGAAAAAGGAATACTTTTGTTCAGAATTATGTTCAACCGATCAACAGAACATATTGTATGATACAACTGTAGAAAACCTGTTGTCAAATCGAATGTTcttccaaaattacaaattaagttatgattatatgttttattaaagtgATATAGTGGATTTTATGTCGCCTTTGGACGAGAGGACCAAGGTTCGATCCATGTTTTTGTCTTTATGTTTGAAGTTACtgcttaaaatatagaaaacaccGTAATGGAAATATCAGTATGGTGATACATTCGTTGTCATGAAAGTATGATAAGGAACTTTTATATTGCGTAGATAATGTCCGAACAAAACAAGGCGTactaattacaaataaatatggaTTAAACATTCTGGTATTTTAAAACCTATATCGCAAAAGATATTCGTTTAAGAGTATCCTGTCTTAAGAGCACAAATCTggtttaaattatcatttgttCTGTTCACCAAAGTCGTATATCGTCAATTGTCAACGGGAGGAAGCGTGCAAATAATAGCTGGTATAAATGGAGCTTCTACTCATTGTTTGCAAGA
Coding sequences:
- the LOC128221662 gene encoding uncharacterized protein LOC128221662, translating into MATGYRRRYEYPIGNFEETDTDTEYSDCDDFVCSDSGRRLDATIFNDWENLFKSQRSEENDQAGKLLCEIQTDENIAKIFGEIRQKYKSTDVKWSSSNIDEKKDQEAASLLNSAFESLTIDDEKSESSEGCSSCSESMPVLDVSQFKKGQHISMPGKFGAIYQHHAIVCDVKSTSGTEAELELIHFMKKENSIKICKEIKTYDLKNKQINLKHYIKQRYDDHLIISRAETVLQDFKMSKFEKYNFLLLNCEHFATWCVNGEEECFQVQGALQMIVDSLSNALGVGSRLVKAVQQLVIMSTDEIAKSIWSSIVPEIVLGATADVNEEAQTAKVICIHYGLPKLLAKRKIVEEEFEMNLAKSAWYKFDVDDTTSYSREKRLSRAKERVGEKRWSTTNRSDNFCHWAVVPNVRWDDYALGEVTVKEKKNKSVEPFLNTSPVYIAEELRLGDVVDYKETGILNTMWLKHFGKTASDSKEETVNPTLEQTVLQA